One region of Armigeres subalbatus isolate Guangzhou_Male chromosome 3, GZ_Asu_2, whole genome shotgun sequence genomic DNA includes:
- the LOC134222305 gene encoding uncharacterized protein LOC134222305, with amino-acid sequence MSIPRLELQAAVIGVRLMKSVQDNHTLPISRRLFWGDSKTVQSWIRSDQRKYRQFVAYRISEILSETSVDEWRWVPTRLNVADDATKWGKGPNFQTGGRWFTGPSFLYEDESSWPNEYSPPDTPEEMRSVQAHHRAIPETLIAYQRFSKFQRLLRTMGYVLRFIARCQRKSKFEDPCIGFLTKQELQAAEVVLWKLVQTEEYPEELLTIRKNMKQHPEHAKHLAHSSPLRKLSVFLDDHGVLRIDGRIGSAEFVPYAPKYPVVLPKKHRFTELLVEYFHQQYAHGYRETVTNELRQVFYIPSLRTLVRKVARECVWCAVYRAVPKIPRMAPLPAPRVTPYVRPFSFIGIDYCGPFLIRIGRSSVKRWIVLITCLTIRAVHLEIAYTLSTESCKMALRRFIARRGAPQEIYSDQGTNFVGASRELRAEITAVNRELAGTFTNRDTQWRFNPPAAPHMGGAWERLVRTVKSTLETISVSRTPNEETFKTLLTEVEGIINSRPLTFVPLEMEDDEALTPNHFLMLSSSGVVQPMQMPMNDSGRKLRANWDHIRSQLDEFWTKWIKSYLPMICRRTKWFDDVKPVKVGDLVVVVDEGVRNSWTRGKVVKVVPGKDGRVRKVEVQTTKGVFQRSVAKVAVLDVAVDSIAEANQQQYGKGNVRETAHCAHYHHAD; translated from the coding sequence ATGTCAATTCCGCGACTGGAACTACAAGCTGCAGTTATCGGAGTTCGCCTGATGAAGTCGGTACAGGACAATCACACGCTACCGATTAGCCGTCGTTTGTTCTGGGGAGATTCCAAAACGGTGCAGTCCTGGATTCGTTCAGACCAGCGGAAGTATCGGCAGTTTGTGGCATACAGGATCAGTGAAATTTTGAGCGAAACAAGTGTAGATGAATGGAGATGGGTCCCAACACGACTAAATGTAGCAGATGACGCCACGAAATGGGGAAAAGGGCCTAACTTTCAAACAGGCGGTCGTTGGTTCACCGGACCGTCGTTCCTTTACGAGGATGAGTCATCTTGGCCAAATGAGTACTCGCCACCAGATACTCCTGAAGAAATGCGCTCGGTACAGGCCCATCACCGAGCAATTCCGGAAACCCTAATAGCTTATCAACGTTTCTCTAAATTTCAACGATTACTACGAACAATGGGTTACGTACTTCGCTTCATCGCTCGCTGTCAAAGAAAGTCTAAATTCGAAGATCCTTGTATTGGGTTTTTGACGAAGCAAGAGTTGCAAGCAGCAGAAGTTGTATTGTGGAAACTAGTGCAGACCGAAGAGTATCCCGAAGAATTGCTAACGATCCGCAAGAATATGAAGCAGCATCCAGAACATGCGAAGCATTTGGCTCATAGTAGTCCACTACGGAAGCTGTCAGTTTTCCTCGACGACCACGGTGTGCTACGGATTGATGGAAGAATTGGTTCTGCTGAATTCGTACCATACGCACCGAAGTATCCCGTAGTTCTCCCGAAAAAACATCGTTTTACAGAGTTACTTGTCGAGTACTTTCACCAACAGTACGCACACGGATATAGGGAAACTGTAACAAACGAGCTTCGACAGGTCTTCTATATTCCCAGTTTAAGAACTCTTGTCCGAAAGGTGGCCAGAGAATGTGTTTGGTGCGCAGTGTACCGTGCTGTTCCCAAAATACCACGAATGGCACCCCTTCCAGCTCCTCGAGTTACACCATACGTTCGACCATTCAGCTTCATCGGTATCGACTATTGCGGTCCCTTCTTAATTCGCATCGGAAGAAGCAGTGTGAAGCGATGGATTGTACTCATCACTTGCTTGACTATACGAGCTGTACATCTAGAGATAGCTTACACTTTATCCACTGAGTCGTGCAAGATGGCTCTCCGGCGGTTTATAGCCAGAAGGGGTGCCCCGCAGGAGATATACAGCGATCAAGGCACGAATTTCGTCGGTGCAAGTCGGGAGTTACGTGCAGAAATTACGGCTGTAAATCGTGAGTTAGCTGGAACATTCACGAACCGTGATACCCAATGGCGGTTCAACCCTCCTGCGGCTCCACATATGGGTGGGGCATGGGAACGCCTGGTACGCACGGTGAAGTCTACGTTGGAAACAATTTCTGTCAGCAGAACACCGAATGAAGAAACCTTCAAGACACTCCTGACCGAAGTTGAGGGAATCATCAATTCCAGGCCCTTGACCTTCGTACCATTAGAGATGGAAGACGATGAAGCGCTAACGCCCAACCACTTCCTTATGTTGAGCTCTAGTGGTGTGGTTCAGCCAATGCAGATGCCCATGAATGACAGCGGACGTAAGCTCAGGGCTAACTGGGATCACATACGGAGTCAACTGGACGAGTTTTGGACGAAGTGGATCAAAAGTTACCTGCCAATGATATGCCGTCGTACGAAATGGTTCGACGACGTCAAACCGGTAAAAGTTGGAGACTTGGTTGTCGTTGTCGATGAAGGTGTGCGAAACAGCTGGACTCGTGGAAAAGTAGTGAAGGTGGTTCCTGGCAAGGATGGTCGGGTACGTAAGGTAGAGGTGCAAACTACAAAAGGAGTGTTCCAGCGATCGGTTGCCAAGGTGGCAGTGCTTGATGTAGCTGTGGATAGTATAGCTGAGGCAAACCAGCAGCAATACGGGAAGGGGAATGTGCGGGAGACGGCCCACTGTGCGCACTACCACCACGCTGATTGA